Part of the Sphingomonas morindae genome, GTGGAACCGGGAACCGCCTTCCGCGACAAACGTCTGTCGGTCAAGCCGCGAGTCGCGTCCCGCCCGGACGCGCGCGGCGCGGAGGCGGCGGCGCATGTTTGGGTTGGGGCGGGGCAAGTGGAGCGCGGGCAAGCGCATCCTGATCGTCGAGGACGAACCGCTTGTCGCGTTCGACAATGAGCATTTCCTCGTCGATCGCGGGTTCGACGTGGTGGCGACGGTGGACAATGTGGACGAGGCGGTGGCGCGGATCGCGGTCGGCGGCATCGACTGCGTGACCGCCGACGTGCGGCTGACGGGCGGCGGATCGGGGCTCGACGTGGCGCGCGCCGCGCACGAGGCCGGGATCCCGGTGCTGCTCGTCACCGGCCAGTGCCCGACCGAGGCGCAGAGCTTCGCCTATGGCTGCCTCGCCAAGCCCTATGCGCAGCGCGAGCTGGTCGAGGCGATCGAGGCGGTGCTGGAACGCGCCGCCGGCACCGCGCCGCGCCGCCTGCCGCGCGCGCTCACCCTCTTTCGGTAAGCCGCTTTCCCGGCGCGCGGCAAGGCGATAGGCTAGCCGCGATGAGCGATACCCCGATTGCCGCCGGCTGGCGCGCCGCCTTGCCCGCCGCCGTGCGGCCCTATGCCGAACCCGCGCCGCTGGCCGCATTTTTCCTCGGTATTTCCTCGGGCTTTCCGTTCGCCATGATCGGCGCGACGCTGACCACGCGGCTGGCGCAGGATGGCATCGACAAAAAGGCCGTCACCGCCTTCAGCCTCGCCATCCTCGCCTATAATCTCAAATGGCTCTGGGCTTGGGCGGTGGACGGCATCGCGCTGCCGGGCGCGCGGCGCTTCGGCCGGCGCGTCACCTGGCTGTGGCTGGCGGGTGCGCTCACCATGGCGGCGGTGATCCATCTCGGCCTGGTCGATCCGCGCGCCGATCTCGCGCGGACGGCCTGGGCGGCGGTGCTGGTCGGCATCGCCGGCGCCACCTACGATATCGTGATCGATGCCTATCGCATCGAGCTGCTAAGCCCCGAACAGCTCGGCCCCGGCGCGGGGATGAGCCAATATGGCTGGCGGATCGGTTCGGTGCTGGCGGGTTCGATCGCGCTGCTGGTCGCCGGCAGCGGCGGCTGGGGCCTGGGCTATGGCGTGTGCGCGGCGCTGGCGCTGTCCGCCATGCTCACCGGCGCGGTGATGGGCGAGCCGCAGCGCCACCATGCGCCCTCGCGCAAGAAGGGTCTGGCGGAACTGTGGGTCTCGATCGCGGCGCCGCTCGCCGATTTCTTCCGCCGCGAAGGCGCGCTGCTCGTCCTCGCCTTCATCCTCGTCCACAAGATCGGCGATACCCTCTCGCAGCTGGCGGTGCGGCTGCTGTTCAACGATCTCGGCTATAGCAATGGCGAGATCGCGCTGTGGGACGTGGGGCTGGGCTTCTGGGCCTATCTGATCGGCATCTTCATCGGCGGCCTTCTCTATGCCCGGGTCGGGCTGACGCGCTCGGTGCTGATCAGCCTGTGGCTGATGGCGATCAGCAATCTCGGCTTCGCGGTGCTCGCGGCGGTCGGCCACAGCAATGCCGGCATGGCCGCCGCCATGGCCTTCGAGAATGGCGCCAGCGGCATCGGCGGGGTGACGGTGGTCGCCTATTTCTCCGCGCTGTGCGACCTGCGCTTCACCGCCGCGCAATATGCGCTGATCTCGGCGGCGGCGAGCCTGGTGGGGCGGCTCATCACCGGCACCAGCTCGGGCGCGCTCATCGAGGCGCTCGGCTATGTCGGCTTCTACCTGCTCACCACGGTCATTGCGCTGCCCGGCATCGCGCTCTTCTGGTACATGGTGCGCACCGGGCTGGTGGAGCGCTCGATCGGCTCGGCCGGCACCGAGCCGCCGCCGCCTCAGCCAGGCGGCTGATTATTCTGCGCCAGCACGCTGCCGGCCAGATAGAGCGATCCCAGGATCAGCACATAGGGCGCGGCGGCAGGATCGGCATGGCGCCCGATCCACGACAGCGCCTCGGCCACGTCCGGCGCGGCGCGCGCGGCGAGGCCATGCCCCTTGGCCATGGCGGCGAGTTCCGCCGGCGGGTGATAGGGATGGTCG contains:
- a CDS encoding response regulator; this translates as MFGLGRGKWSAGKRILIVEDEPLVAFDNEHFLVDRGFDVVATVDNVDEAVARIAVGGIDCVTADVRLTGGGSGLDVARAAHEAGIPVLLVTGQCPTEAQSFAYGCLAKPYAQRELVEAIEAVLERAAGTAPRRLPRALTLFR
- a CDS encoding MFS transporter gives rise to the protein MSDTPIAAGWRAALPAAVRPYAEPAPLAAFFLGISSGFPFAMIGATLTTRLAQDGIDKKAVTAFSLAILAYNLKWLWAWAVDGIALPGARRFGRRVTWLWLAGALTMAAVIHLGLVDPRADLARTAWAAVLVGIAGATYDIVIDAYRIELLSPEQLGPGAGMSQYGWRIGSVLAGSIALLVAGSGGWGLGYGVCAALALSAMLTGAVMGEPQRHHAPSRKKGLAELWVSIAAPLADFFRREGALLVLAFILVHKIGDTLSQLAVRLLFNDLGYSNGEIALWDVGLGFWAYLIGIFIGGLLYARVGLTRSVLISLWLMAISNLGFAVLAAVGHSNAGMAAAMAFENGASGIGGVTVVAYFSALCDLRFTAAQYALISAAASLVGRLITGTSSGALIEALGYVGFYLLTTVIALPGIALFWYMVRTGLVERSIGSAGTEPPPPQPGG